The Spirosoma foliorum genome has a window encoding:
- a CDS encoding SusC/RagA family TonB-linked outer membrane protein translates to MKKILFGSWLLSLLFCVPVLAQDVVVSGQVTSSDDGSTLPGVTVQVKGANRGTNTDAQGNYRITASANSTLVFSFIGYVSQEVSVNRQSTINVGLKGDSQQLSEVVVIGYGTQTRQDATGSIASVKGATIAQMPIQSFESGLAGRSAGVQITVPNGVLNNPPVFRIRGTNSISLSSYPLIVVDGVPTFTGDQGNTNAPSNPLASINPNDIESMDVAKDAAATAIYGSRAANGVVFITTKRGKSGKVRVNYDGWVGFSNTYRLPEMLNASQYINFKSMAVANNPTASAVKFTQGTDANGNPINTKWYDYIYRQGVSHSHNLNISGGSENTNYYFSVGYTNQKGVLQKNDFNRMNALFNVDSKLSKLFTIGGKIAISNEQNLSAGTSGSLNGEAYNTSGLGRVGLVLPPILSPYNNDGSYNLNGSAIGLGNSIVGTSVSYPNPLPMLDQNRSNTENNHIQSNAYIQFKPLPWITLRSTYGIDYLLADNDLFQSPISSDGYSSGGNATSSFRKLKTWLWTNTAQFEKSFGGVHNFNLLVGQEQQRTTTLGYGLNRQTLSDPNYTVIQAGFVTNNPSSLAYSENYLLSGFGRLNYNYKEKYFLSGNLRQDEFSALGQKKGTFYGVSAGWEIAQEGFWKSASLDNIFSSFKIRGSYGKVGNIGSINDYSPYSLYSSGLYGGASTLYFSVVGNPSLKWETSTKTDVGFTFGLLNNRISGEVAYYKNDIDNLILNVAQSPSTGIPGTLSGVAYPPQNVGKMYNKGLEISLNARVINSKDFQWSSNFNITFNKNEVTALAPGLNVLQTTTSSLETVNQTQPGYSLGQLWVVRTNGVDPATGKRIFVNSAGQNVYYQYYAPSGQFNYSTTPDGLTRYVSPTGGTSITQASDAVMYANVNPKVYGGFDNNFKFKNFDLGVLLTYQLGFSVYYGTNAGLHDQRFWNNATDVLTDAWQKEGDTGKKYAKPIFNDNTSNGSAFPLDINVFKGDFLKVRSVTFGYTLPASLLSKVRMTNLRLYVSGQNLGVLTKYPGPDPEVSSNGSSSTSGQGVDRNTIGNARTITVGLRAGF, encoded by the coding sequence ATGAAGAAAATTTTATTTGGAAGTTGGCTCTTATCCTTATTGTTCTGTGTTCCTGTTTTAGCACAGGACGTAGTGGTAAGCGGCCAAGTTACTTCATCAGACGACGGGTCTACCCTACCAGGGGTGACTGTACAGGTAAAAGGTGCCAATCGGGGTACAAACACCGATGCACAAGGTAACTATCGCATTACTGCATCTGCTAACAGCACGTTAGTGTTCAGTTTCATCGGTTATGTATCACAAGAAGTTTCTGTTAACAGACAGTCAACCATCAACGTAGGCTTAAAGGGAGACTCTCAGCAACTAAGTGAGGTAGTTGTTATCGGTTACGGTACACAGACCCGCCAGGATGCTACAGGAAGTATCGCTTCAGTTAAAGGAGCTACCATTGCCCAGATGCCTATTCAGAGCTTCGAGTCAGGTCTGGCAGGTCGGTCGGCCGGTGTGCAGATCACGGTTCCGAATGGTGTATTGAACAACCCACCCGTTTTCAGGATTCGGGGCACAAACTCGATTTCGCTGAGTTCTTATCCATTAATCGTGGTAGATGGTGTGCCTACCTTCACGGGTGATCAGGGCAATACAAATGCTCCTTCGAACCCACTGGCGAGTATCAATCCAAACGACATCGAAAGCATGGACGTAGCGAAAGATGCTGCTGCTACTGCTATCTATGGTAGCCGCGCTGCGAATGGTGTTGTTTTCATCACAACCAAACGGGGAAAATCAGGGAAAGTACGTGTAAACTACGATGGCTGGGTTGGTTTTTCAAATACCTACCGCCTGCCTGAGATGCTGAACGCCAGCCAGTACATCAACTTTAAGTCGATGGCTGTGGCAAATAACCCAACTGCTTCGGCGGTAAAGTTTACGCAGGGTACTGATGCCAACGGAAATCCGATCAATACCAAATGGTATGATTATATATACCGGCAGGGTGTTTCGCATAGCCATAACCTGAACATTTCGGGAGGTAGCGAGAATACAAACTATTACTTCTCGGTTGGCTACACAAACCAAAAGGGTGTTCTCCAGAAAAATGATTTTAATCGGATGAATGCCTTGTTCAATGTCGATAGCAAGCTCAGCAAGCTATTTACCATTGGTGGTAAGATTGCTATCTCGAATGAACAAAACCTGTCTGCCGGTACATCGGGCTCATTGAATGGTGAAGCCTACAATACAAGTGGTTTGGGTCGTGTAGGCTTAGTATTGCCTCCAATCCTCTCCCCTTACAATAATGACGGTAGTTACAACCTGAACGGTTCGGCCATCGGTTTGGGCAATAGTATTGTAGGTACATCGGTCTCGTATCCGAACCCGTTACCTATGCTTGACCAGAACCGGTCAAATACGGAGAACAACCACATTCAGTCGAATGCCTATATCCAGTTCAAGCCTCTTCCCTGGATCACGTTGCGTAGCACGTATGGTATCGATTACTTGCTAGCCGACAACGACCTGTTCCAGTCGCCGATCTCAAGTGATGGTTACAGTTCGGGTGGTAATGCTACCAGCAGCTTCCGTAAATTAAAAACCTGGTTGTGGACAAACACCGCTCAGTTTGAGAAGTCATTTGGTGGTGTTCATAACTTTAACTTACTGGTGGGTCAGGAGCAGCAGCGAACGACTACACTCGGCTACGGCTTGAACCGTCAAACGTTGTCAGATCCTAACTATACGGTTATCCAAGCTGGTTTTGTTACGAACAACCCTTCGAGCCTTGCCTATAGTGAGAACTATTTATTATCAGGATTTGGCCGTCTGAACTATAATTACAAGGAGAAGTATTTTCTGAGTGGTAACCTGCGGCAGGATGAATTTTCTGCCTTGGGTCAGAAAAAAGGGACGTTCTATGGTGTATCTGCTGGCTGGGAAATTGCTCAGGAAGGTTTCTGGAAATCTGCTTCACTGGATAACATCTTCAGTAGCTTCAAGATTCGTGGTAGCTATGGTAAAGTGGGTAACATTGGTAGCATTAACGACTATTCGCCTTACTCGCTCTATAGTTCCGGTTTATATGGTGGCGCGTCAACGTTGTATTTTTCGGTTGTGGGTAACCCATCACTTAAATGGGAAACCAGTACCAAAACAGATGTTGGCTTCACGTTTGGCCTGCTAAATAACCGTATTTCGGGAGAAGTTGCTTACTATAAAAATGACATCGATAACCTGATCCTGAACGTAGCCCAGTCGCCATCTACGGGTATTCCAGGTACATTGTCGGGTGTTGCTTATCCTCCACAAAACGTTGGGAAGATGTATAACAAAGGTCTTGAGATTTCGCTCAATGCCCGAGTTATCAACTCAAAAGATTTCCAATGGAGTTCAAACTTCAACATAACCTTCAACAAAAACGAAGTAACAGCACTGGCTCCCGGCCTGAATGTACTTCAAACAACCACGTCAAGTCTGGAAACTGTAAACCAGACTCAACCAGGTTATTCGTTAGGTCAGTTGTGGGTTGTTCGTACAAACGGTGTTGATCCAGCAACGGGCAAACGGATTTTCGTTAACTCGGCTGGGCAGAACGTATACTATCAGTATTATGCTCCTTCGGGCCAGTTCAATTACTCGACTACCCCCGATGGTTTAACCCGATATGTAAGTCCAACTGGTGGTACATCTATTACGCAGGCAAGCGATGCGGTTATGTACGCAAACGTGAACCCAAAGGTATATGGTGGTTTTGATAACAATTTCAAATTCAAAAACTTCGACCTGGGCGTTCTGTTAACTTATCAATTAGGTTTCTCGGTTTATTATGGTACCAACGCTGGTTTACATGACCAACGTTTCTGGAATAATGCAACCGATGTTCTGACCGATGCCTGGCAGAAAGAAGGGGATACCGGCAAAAAATACGCGAAGCCTATATTCAACGATAACACGTCTAATGGTTCGGCCTTCCCATTGGATATCAACGTATTCAAAGGTGATTTCCTGAAAGTGCGTTCGGTTACCTTCGGCTACACACTTCCAGCCTCATTGCTGTCGAAAGTTCGGATGACCAACCTGCGTCTGTACGTAAGCGGTCAAAACTTAGGTGTACTCACGAAATACCCAGGGCCAGATCCAGAGGTATCGTCGAATGGATCATCCAGTACTAGTGGACAAGGTGTTGATCGGAATACGATCGGCAATGCCCGTACGATCACCGTTGGTCTAAGAGCTGGCTTCTAA
- a CDS encoding RagB/SusD family nutrient uptake outer membrane protein, translating to MKNTLKYSLVVGMTLLGASSCNRDLLTPLPQTAVSDASAFSTTTRVQTQLLSLYGALKDGNFYGGRYVIYGDIRGEEFINETSNLVTGSDVWGLNATNSATAVVNLWYYAYLTINKCNIFIDGMAAGGTTVVGADASAKYIAEAKLIRALSYYSLLQYYARPYADGNGNKPGVPLRLNGIKGVGQSNLARSTVSEVYAQILKDLNDAETGLPSTYTAASDNTTRAHKNTAIALKTRVYLTMQNYASVITEANKIVSATAPFKASTGVANQLQPDITTVFTTYANTESIFSMPMTSTTGDFPGTQNQLAYYYSPNTANGGIGNGEYSLNPKGIIAEPTWTATDKRRSFIKQSGTGTAVKNWLIKYKAPSPYTDWVPVIRYSEVLLNLAEAKVRSTNTVDAQAVALLSAVRSRSDAATTFTAANFATSADLANAILLERRIEFLGEGLRNNDLMRLLQTIPAKGTVPAKAPTEPNYIWPISASELALNNLATDN from the coding sequence ATGAAAAATACTCTAAAATATTCACTTGTCGTCGGTATGACTCTGCTGGGGGCTAGTTCCTGCAATAGAGACTTACTTACTCCACTTCCGCAGACGGCAGTATCCGATGCGTCGGCATTTAGTACCACAACTCGCGTTCAAACGCAGCTTCTGTCGTTGTATGGAGCCCTGAAAGATGGTAACTTCTACGGTGGTCGTTATGTCATTTATGGCGATATCCGGGGCGAGGAGTTCATTAACGAAACCTCCAACCTGGTTACCGGCTCCGACGTATGGGGCCTAAACGCAACCAACAGTGCAACGGCTGTTGTGAACCTGTGGTACTATGCCTATCTGACGATCAACAAATGCAATATCTTCATCGATGGTATGGCTGCTGGTGGTACTACAGTTGTTGGTGCCGATGCTTCTGCCAAGTACATTGCTGAAGCCAAACTGATCCGGGCATTGAGCTATTACAGCTTACTCCAGTATTATGCTCGTCCTTATGCGGATGGCAACGGGAACAAACCAGGCGTTCCTCTTCGTCTGAACGGAATCAAGGGTGTTGGCCAGTCGAATCTGGCGCGTAGCACCGTTTCTGAGGTGTATGCGCAAATCCTGAAAGATTTGAACGATGCCGAAACCGGTCTGCCATCCACTTATACAGCTGCTTCAGACAATACAACCCGGGCGCATAAGAATACAGCCATTGCGCTAAAAACGCGGGTGTATTTAACCATGCAGAATTATGCCAGCGTAATTACGGAAGCGAACAAAATTGTGAGCGCAACAGCGCCGTTTAAAGCATCTACTGGTGTAGCGAACCAGTTACAACCGGATATTACAACTGTATTCACGACCTATGCCAATACAGAATCCATCTTCTCGATGCCGATGACCTCCACAACCGGAGACTTCCCAGGCACGCAGAACCAGTTGGCTTATTACTATTCGCCTAACACCGCAAACGGCGGCATTGGCAATGGTGAGTATTCGCTGAATCCAAAAGGCATCATTGCAGAACCAACCTGGACAGCAACTGATAAACGACGGTCGTTCATCAAGCAGTCTGGTACAGGCACAGCCGTAAAAAACTGGCTGATTAAATACAAAGCACCCAGCCCTTATACGGATTGGGTACCTGTTATCCGCTATTCGGAAGTGTTGTTGAATCTGGCCGAAGCCAAAGTTCGCAGCACCAATACGGTAGATGCACAGGCAGTTGCCCTGCTAAGTGCGGTTCGTAGCCGGTCTGATGCAGCCACAACATTTACGGCGGCTAACTTCGCTACCTCGGCTGATTTGGCCAACGCCATTCTGTTAGAGCGTAGAATTGAATTCTTAGGAGAAGGTTTGCGTAACAATGACCTGATGCGTCTGCTTCAAACGATCCCGGCCAAAGGAACGGTGCCAGCTAAAGCACCAACCGAACCAAACTACATCTGGCCAATTTCGGCTTCGGAGTTAGCTCTGAATAATCTGGCTACGGACAACTAG
- a CDS encoding SusC/RagA family TonB-linked outer membrane protein gives MRKILFGSWLLSLLFCLPVLAQDIAVSGHVTSSDDGSTLPGVSVQVKGTTRGAITDANGTYTINVPANARLVFSFIGYTGQEIAVGNKTTVNVVLVAGSQSLDEIVVTAQGIERDKRSLGYATQEVGGNILAQRSEPNLLNALQGKLAGVSITGSSGAPGASTNINIRGITSFNGSNQPLIVVDGIIFSNDVNNTQNTLFGTQPSNRLADINPESIESVNVLKGPAAAVLYGSRASAGAIVITTKSGRNQNNKTEVTVNSSYNVQNVYGLPKYQNDYGQGANNLFTPTSNNSWGPAFSGVTSVTNTQGNVVPYQAYPNNVRDFYKQGSIIQNSVNIASGDATRNYIIAIGNTLQNGIVQNSKFNRTNVQLGGESRLQNGIKVSGTGTYVQTVSRGVPGGNGASAFGQITRIPRSYDLPNEVYQDANGKSVYFTPSTNNPEWSVNNERLDSQVDRFFGNFQISYDFAKWLTVAYRVTGDTYTDRRKLILPIGSGRAPLGEVQQDNFFRNELNGDLLITARKDNLFLEGLNANLLLGNNINQRKTQESAADAASLTLPGFYNINSGTVFTGTFESSTMRRLVGYYGQLSLNYNNYVFLELSGRADQSSTLPKANNTYFYPAASVSFVPTDAFKINSDVLSYAKVRASIAKVGRDADPYQLSTTYATTSYGNNVASITYPLAPNNTPGFSIGTRIGSSTLKPEFVTSYEVGINLGFFKNRLSIDATYFDSKSTQQIFNVAVSNSSGFDTRTTNVGELQNRGIELVLNATPIRVGGFKWDATLNYTLIRNKVVSIAPGVKSSNIAGNSFIGIAPSIYEGYPYGVIVSTANSRVQSSDPNGLYYDPTGQYAGQYLVNGSTGQFAPGIANSVISNPQPNYTAGLTNTFSYKGIALSVLVDTRQGGQLFSFNAVDARSNGSLYVTGIDRDQPRILPGVIQNTDGTFRPNNIQLPAQTYWGALGGLASEGAVYDATVYRLREVALNYTFPKGLLGKTPFGSISVGVSGRNLLFYAPNFPADPETNTQGAGNIQGLDLNGPPNTRNFGGNIRLTF, from the coding sequence ATGAGAAAAATTTTATTTGGAAGCTGGCTGCTTTCTCTACTATTCTGTTTGCCAGTCCTGGCGCAGGATATAGCGGTTAGCGGCCACGTCACTTCATCAGACGACGGCTCCACTCTACCGGGTGTGAGCGTACAGGTAAAAGGAACAACCCGTGGTGCAATAACGGATGCCAACGGGACTTACACGATCAATGTACCAGCTAATGCACGACTCGTATTTAGCTTCATTGGCTACACAGGTCAGGAGATTGCCGTTGGTAACAAAACGACCGTTAACGTGGTTCTTGTTGCTGGCTCGCAAAGTCTCGATGAGATTGTGGTAACTGCCCAGGGCATTGAACGCGACAAACGTTCGCTGGGCTACGCAACGCAGGAAGTAGGCGGCAACATTCTGGCTCAACGCTCAGAGCCCAACCTGCTCAACGCCCTTCAGGGTAAACTTGCCGGGGTTAGCATTACGGGCTCCAGTGGCGCACCAGGCGCATCAACGAACATCAACATTCGCGGTATTACGTCGTTCAACGGGAGCAACCAGCCACTGATCGTAGTTGATGGTATCATCTTTAGTAACGATGTTAACAACACGCAAAACACGCTCTTCGGGACACAGCCATCCAACCGTCTGGCCGATATAAACCCCGAAAGTATTGAATCGGTCAACGTATTGAAAGGCCCCGCAGCTGCTGTTCTGTATGGTTCACGGGCATCGGCGGGTGCTATTGTAATCACCACAAAATCGGGACGTAACCAGAATAACAAAACGGAGGTAACGGTCAATTCATCCTACAACGTTCAGAACGTATATGGTTTACCGAAATACCAGAACGACTATGGTCAGGGAGCCAACAACCTGTTTACCCCAACGTCGAACAACTCCTGGGGCCCAGCTTTTTCGGGTGTAACGTCGGTAACCAATACACAGGGAAATGTAGTGCCTTACCAGGCCTATCCGAACAACGTGCGGGATTTCTACAAGCAAGGCAGTATTATCCAGAACTCAGTAAATATTGCCTCGGGCGATGCTACGCGCAACTACATTATCGCTATTGGCAATACGCTTCAGAACGGGATTGTTCAAAATTCGAAGTTCAACCGAACCAACGTGCAATTAGGCGGTGAATCCCGTTTACAGAATGGCATAAAAGTCAGTGGTACAGGCACGTACGTCCAGACGGTATCGAGAGGTGTTCCAGGTGGTAACGGAGCCAGTGCTTTTGGGCAGATTACCCGTATTCCCCGAAGCTATGACCTGCCTAACGAGGTATATCAGGATGCGAATGGGAAAAGCGTCTACTTCACCCCATCAACGAATAACCCGGAATGGAGCGTGAACAATGAGCGGCTCGATAGCCAGGTAGACCGTTTCTTTGGCAACTTCCAGATTAGCTACGATTTCGCTAAATGGTTAACGGTAGCCTACCGCGTTACGGGTGATACCTATACCGATCGCCGTAAGTTAATACTACCGATTGGATCGGGTCGTGCCCCACTGGGCGAAGTACAACAGGACAACTTTTTCCGTAATGAGTTAAACGGTGACCTGTTAATTACGGCTCGTAAAGACAATTTGTTTCTGGAGGGTTTGAATGCCAATTTATTGTTAGGCAACAACATCAACCAGCGCAAAACGCAGGAATCTGCTGCCGATGCGGCTTCGCTGACGTTGCCAGGCTTTTATAACATCAATAGTGGCACAGTGTTCACCGGTACGTTCGAGAGCTCTACGATGCGTCGTCTGGTAGGTTATTATGGCCAGTTATCCCTGAACTATAATAACTATGTGTTCTTGGAACTGTCTGGACGTGCCGACCAATCGTCGACATTACCGAAAGCGAACAATACCTATTTCTATCCGGCAGCATCGGTCAGTTTCGTGCCAACAGATGCCTTTAAGATCAATTCGGATGTGCTTTCGTACGCGAAAGTTCGGGCTAGTATAGCCAAAGTAGGACGCGATGCTGACCCCTATCAATTGAGCACCACTTATGCTACAACCTCATACGGTAACAATGTGGCCAGTATTACATACCCACTAGCACCCAATAATACGCCAGGTTTCAGTATTGGAACCCGGATTGGTAGCAGCACGCTTAAGCCTGAGTTCGTAACCTCTTACGAAGTTGGTATCAACCTTGGTTTTTTCAAAAACCGGTTGAGCATTGACGCTACCTATTTCGATTCTAAAAGCACGCAGCAGATTTTCAACGTAGCGGTATCGAACTCTTCGGGCTTTGATACACGTACAACCAACGTTGGCGAATTGCAAAACCGAGGTATTGAACTGGTCCTGAACGCCACACCTATTCGGGTGGGTGGTTTCAAATGGGATGCTACACTGAACTACACCCTTATTCGTAATAAAGTAGTTTCTATTGCCCCAGGCGTTAAATCCTCCAACATTGCCGGTAATTCCTTTATTGGTATCGCTCCATCTATTTATGAAGGGTATCCATATGGTGTAATTGTCAGCACGGCAAATTCGCGCGTTCAAAGTTCAGATCCTAACGGTTTGTATTATGATCCAACTGGCCAATATGCGGGCCAGTACTTAGTAAACGGATCGACTGGTCAGTTTGCGCCGGGTATTGCCAACTCGGTTATTTCCAACCCGCAGCCTAATTACACAGCAGGTTTGACAAATACATTTTCCTACAAAGGAATAGCGTTGTCCGTATTGGTTGATACCCGTCAGGGCGGTCAGCTTTTCTCATTCAATGCTGTCGATGCCCGGTCAAACGGATCGCTGTATGTAACAGGTATTGATCGCGATCAACCCCGGATTTTGCCTGGTGTAATCCAGAATACTGACGGTACCTTCCGCCCTAACAACATTCAGTTACCAGCACAAACGTACTGGGGAGCTTTAGGCGGTCTGGCATCAGAAGGAGCGGTCTATGATGCTACTGTTTATCGTCTGCGTGAAGTAGCGCTGAACTACACTTTTCCGAAGGGTTTATTGGGCAAAACTCCATTTGGATCTATTTCGGTGGGTGTAAGTGGTCGCAATCTGTTATTCTATGCGCCTAACTTCCCTGCTGACCCTGAAACCAATACGCAGGGAGCTGGCAACATTCAGGGACTTGACCTGAACGGACCTCCGAACACCCGCAACTTCGGTGGTAATATTCGGCTTACGTTCTAA
- a CDS encoding SusD/RagB family nutrient-binding outer membrane lipoprotein, with product MKFIIPKSYLLLPFFLGLGACGNYLDVNVSPNNPTTVTPAVLLAGAEGGSAFANANELNRFASVLVNQLAGAANSPATYDIFQTNSADFGNQWTGELYNGPLINYQKLIELGDATNSKAYSGIAKIMKAYTFSIATDVWGDVPYSQALLGEANTTPRLDKQEDIYKGNSTLGIQSLFDLVREGIKDLDATSTLKPAGDDIIYGGNLTKWKQAGNTLLLKFAATISRKEPALAATVINEVLTGSNYITNNSGDMNFAFGSSVGSQDPRYTYTFVSSFQNDELLSTRYLNLLTALNDPRLPIFFTKPGANYVTIDNGFRGTLPTPVANWSRYNKYVVGNAGEGPVRLVTNFQRAFILAEAALRLGTPGDPQALYTEGITASMTLAGLTAAQITAYLTANPTVATLTGTTEEKIAQIITQKYIAFTGNGLEAWNDYRRTGYPVLQPSQNAAGIDGTRPVRAVYISNEIQRNPNFPNPSPQSNVRIWWDID from the coding sequence ATGAAATTTATAATTCCCAAAAGCTATCTGCTGCTTCCTTTCTTTCTGGGGCTGGGAGCATGTGGTAACTATTTAGATGTTAACGTAAGCCCCAATAACCCGACCACTGTTACGCCAGCGGTACTATTGGCTGGGGCCGAAGGTGGTAGCGCATTTGCAAACGCCAATGAATTAAATCGGTTTGCATCTGTTCTGGTGAACCAACTGGCAGGAGCCGCCAACAGCCCCGCAACGTACGACATTTTCCAAACGAACAGTGCTGACTTTGGCAACCAATGGACGGGTGAACTTTATAATGGACCTCTGATTAACTATCAGAAACTGATTGAGTTAGGCGATGCCACCAATTCAAAGGCTTACTCGGGTATTGCCAAGATTATGAAGGCCTATACGTTCAGTATTGCCACTGACGTTTGGGGCGATGTACCTTATTCGCAGGCATTATTAGGTGAAGCAAATACAACGCCCCGTCTGGACAAACAGGAGGATATCTACAAAGGCAATTCAACCCTGGGCATCCAGAGCCTTTTCGATCTTGTTCGTGAGGGCATCAAGGATCTCGACGCAACCTCAACCCTTAAGCCTGCGGGTGATGATATTATCTATGGCGGCAACCTGACCAAATGGAAACAGGCGGGCAACACGTTACTCCTGAAGTTTGCAGCAACCATTAGCCGAAAAGAACCCGCTCTGGCCGCTACGGTTATCAACGAAGTACTGACAGGCAGCAACTACATTACCAACAATAGTGGCGATATGAATTTCGCCTTTGGATCAAGTGTAGGCAGTCAGGATCCACGCTATACCTATACATTCGTTAGTTCGTTCCAGAATGACGAGCTATTAAGCACTCGTTATCTGAACTTGCTGACAGCGCTGAATGATCCACGGTTGCCAATCTTCTTTACCAAACCAGGAGCCAATTATGTAACGATTGACAATGGGTTTCGGGGTACCCTGCCAACACCCGTAGCCAACTGGTCTCGCTACAATAAATACGTTGTTGGTAATGCTGGTGAAGGCCCTGTTCGGTTAGTTACTAATTTCCAACGAGCATTTATTCTTGCTGAAGCTGCCTTGCGTCTGGGCACACCGGGCGATCCGCAGGCGCTGTACACAGAAGGCATTACAGCCTCAATGACGCTGGCGGGTTTAACTGCCGCTCAAATTACGGCCTACCTAACGGCTAACCCAACCGTGGCAACGCTGACAGGCACTACTGAAGAGAAGATCGCTCAGATTATAACTCAGAAATATATCGCCTTTACGGGTAACGGTCTGGAGGCTTGGAACGACTACCGTCGGACCGGTTATCCTGTTCTGCAACCGTCCCAGAATGCAGCTGGTATTGATGGCACCCGTCCAGTTCGGGCAGTTTACATCAGTAACGAAATTCAGCGTAATCCAAATTTCCCCAATCCATCACCACAGTCGAACGTGCGTATTTGGTGGGATATTGACTAG